The DNA sequence AGCAGGGCGTTGACCAGGGTCGATTTTCCGGCATTCGGGCGGCCGATGATGGCGAGCTGGATCGGTCCGGCAGCCAGCGCGTCAGGTGCCGGGACGGTGTCATCCTCGGCCAGCCGGGCCAGTTCTTCCTCGTCGAGTTCCAGCGGATCGATACCGCCGTCGTCGTCGCCCGCTGTCGAGGGCGGCGGCGCGTCGGGCCGTTCATACGGCAGCAGCGCCTCGACCAGATCGGCCATCCCCTGGCCATGCGCCGCAGAGAGCGGCACGGGATCGCCAAGGCCCAGTTCGAACGCCTCGTACAGCCCGGCATCGCCCTTGCGGCCCTCGCATTTATTGGCCACCAGGATCACGGGTGTCGGAGATTTCCTCAGTTCTTCGGCAAACTGGCGATCCATCTGCGTCAGTCCGGCCCGCGCATCGTAAATCAACAGCGCGACATCGGCCTCGGCCAATGCGCGTTCGGTCTGCCCCCGCATGCGAAAGGCAAGCGTCCCCTCCTCCGCGTCCTCGAGACCAGCGGTATCGATGGCGGTGAACGAAAACGACCCGATACGCGCCTTGCCATAGCGACGGTCGCGGGTAACGCCGGGGGTGTCGTCGACCAGCGCAAGCGACCGCCCGATCAGACGATTGAACAGCGTGGATTTTCCGACATTCGGCCGGCCGAGAATGGCGACGGTCAGAGCCATGGCCCGATTAACTTCCTGGTTCATGAAAATGGGGGCCCGAACCAATCGGACCCCGCCTTCGGACAACTACGAGCGGCGAGCAGCAGTCCGGACGGCACCGGACTACCATATCACGCAAAGCCGGTCTCGGCACAACATGCCGGAACCGGACCGGCGATTGGCAATCGGCTCACCAGTCGGACCCGAAATCGGACCCGGTCTGAACCGGCGCGCTGCCGAAATCAGCCGGGCTACCGATAGGCGATCAGCGTCGCGTTGTCATCGAGGACATAAAGCGTTCCGTTGGCGACAACCGGCGGAACCGACGAGCCGGCACCGATCTCGAAGCTGTCCACGACCTCGCCCGAGCGGGGATCGAGGACCGCCGCCGTTCCGTGCGACCCTACCGCGATCAGCCGGCCTCCGGCCAATATCGGACCGCTCCAGAGCAGCGGGTCGGTCTGGCTGTCCGGATAGCGATACCGATCGAGCTGACGAGCCCAGCGGACACGGCCATCCGTTCGCGAAAGGGCGACAACCTGATTGCCGGATGTCACGGCGAAAACCGTATCGCCGTCCAGCCACGGTGTCGTGCCACCTCCGGCTTGCTGCTCCCATATGCGGGCGCCGCTGCGAACATCCACGGCAATCATCCGCCCGCTCTGACCCGATGCAATCGCAATCGGTCCGTCGATGACGACATCGGCCGTCACGTCGGAGATGTTGGCCCGGCCACGGCGCAATGTTGCGACGCTGTCGACCCAGAGCTCCAGGCCCGATTCCTGCCGCAAAGCGTAGATATCGCCCGACGAATAGGGTGCGATGGCGACGCCGGGCGCAATCGACGGTCCGGCACCGCCCAGAAGGCCGGTCGGTTCCTCGATCGCGGTGTGCGACCAGCGCGGCTGGCCGTTGCCGGCATCGAGCGCGTGCATCTGGTTGTTGGCGGTTATCGCATAGACGGTATTTCCGGCCACGGTCGGGGCGCTGCGGATCGGCGCACCGATCTTGCGTGTCCAGATCAGGCCGCCATTGCTGGGGTCGACGGCGACCACTTCTCCGAAGCCGGTCGTGGCGAACAATTTTCCGTCGGCGAATGCAAGACCACCCGCCTGGCCGCGTCCCCGTTCGTCGGGATCGCCAACGCGGACGCGCCAACGCTGGTTGCCCGACGTCGCGTCGACGGCTGCCACCCGACCCTCGGCATCCATGGTGTAGACCGTTCCGCCGGCGACGATCGGCCGCGCCGTCACGCGCCGGATGCTGCCGCTGCCCGTACCGACATCAGTCGCCCAGACCCGAGAAAGCGGGTAGTTGAGAGCGGGATGGTCAGGATTCGCCGCCGCATTACCGCCGGCCAGTGGCCAGGCAGCATTGGTCGTCGGCGACGATATCTGGATCGGCGCGCCGGAAAGCGCCCCGTCCGGAGACAGTGTTTCCGAGGATTCCATGACCGCGATGCGTTGACCCGGCAACGGCGGATCGTCCTGACCGCCAAACCACGTATCGCAGCCGGCAACTGCCAGCACGACGGCCGCGAGTGATCCTATACGGACTAATGCACCCCCAGTTTCGATCACCCTCGACCTCCTTTCGACGCCCGTCTTCTTGTTGGCGCCTGATTTGCCCGTGCCTGAAATCAAGTCATTAACCTGGACGTCATGAACTCGTCCCCACGTCATGAACCCGACGGCGCGGCTTGTCCATCGTGCAGCGCCAGCATCTCTGACGCACGGGATCGAATACCCGGCGGCGCGTCTTCGCTGTCGGCCAGCGCCTGCCATTCCGGGATGGCATCGGCGATGCGCCCCTCGCGGCTATAGAGGAGCGCCACCATTTCGCGTGCGGAGAAGCGCCAGGGACTGGTACCGGCAGCAAGCGGCGTCAGGTCATCGCGGAGCGAGGCAGGGTCGCCATTATCCAGATCGTGCAGAACAGCGAGCACGGTCGCGGCGTCGGACCACGGAGCCTGTGTCTGTTCGGCGATCAGACGATACGCCGCGACGGCGTCCTCGCGCCTGCCCGATTCGGCGAGCAATGCGGCCTCGTGGAAGCGGGCAACCGTCAACTGGCCGCCATCGGCCGACTGCAGATAGGACTGAATGGCCGCAAGGCCGGCCTCGGTGTCTTCCGCCGCCGTTTCGCTCGCCCTGATCAACTCGGCGGTTTGTGCGCGGTCGCGGTTTTCGGCGTAATTCTGATAGAATACCCACCCCGCCGATGCCGCCACGACGAACACGACAGCCGCGACGATCCAGGTCCCATAGCGCTGCCAGACCTGTTTGGCGCGGTCCTCGCGCATTGACTCGTCGATTTCACGGAAAATATCGGACATCGTACTCGGCCATCCCGTCGCGTGGGCGTCATGCCCGGTGAGTTCAAGCCCAACGAATTTGGGCCCGGCAGTCTTGCCAGGGGCGGACAGAGATCGGCCCGCCTGTTGGCGAGTTACCAATCCCCCGCGACCGGGTCAAGCACGACCGCCGGTCGCCCCCCGTTCATCCCTCCATTCGCCCCCGACCGGGGGCCAATTCGGTCCAGTGGACGATTGCTGGACGCGGAGCCCTTTTCGATGAACAATACGTGAAAAAGTGGGAGTGTCGATCTTCAGGCGTAACGGAGTCACCACACCATGTCTTCCGCAATGGAAACGCCCCCCGTGCACCGGAAAGCCGGCCAACGGGACAGCCGCATTGTCCGGCTTTCGGATTATCGGCGAAAACGCGCAGGCCGGGTCTTCTTCGATCGTTCCGAACTGTCCCAGCTCCTGGCTCTCTACAGCACCCATGTCTCTGAAGGCGACTGGCGGGACTATGCCATCGACCACTCGTCCGGCATAGCGGTCTTCAGCGTGTTTCGTCATACCCATGACAAGGCCCTGTTCTCGATTGCGAAGATCCCGCAACCGCGCGGCATCGAGTTCGCGGTGTTCGACTCCAACCGCCGGATTGCACGCTCCTCGTCGCTGAGGGATGCCATCGACTGTCTGAGGCGACCGCGGCTCAGGGTGATCAGCGACTGAAGAGCCGGTCCGCCCCCCGCACTGGCCCAGCTGCCGGTCGGGGGCCGTCGTTATGACGCGTTTGTTCTTGTTATGTTCTCATCCAGGGGATACCATCGCCGCCATGGCGCCGACATTCCGGCCGCCACTTGATGACATGCCCTTCAAAGACATGGCGGAACCGATGATATGGGTGCGATCAAACGGGAACAACTGGACCGGCAGGAGAAGGCGGCAGGACAGCCGGCAACGCTATCGGATCTCCATGCCGGCGGCAACGATGTCTTTTGCTGGTGCAATCGCTGCCGGCACAACGCGGTCGTGCCGTTGGCGACATTGATTGGCCGTCTGGGAGCGGCTTTTCCGGTCCCGGAAGTCGGCGCACGAATGGTTTGCGGGCGCTGCGGCGCCAGAGATGTCGCGACCCGGCCGGCCTGGCCCCATGAAGCACCGGTTACCCGTCATGGCTGAAGTCGGTGCACCCGACCCAAACGGGGTAGGCTCCCGCATCCGATAACGGAAAAGTTCACAAAATAGTCTCTGAACCAAACGACCACTATGAGCGTATACTTGAATGAACAACTTAACCGGAGGGACGGCAAGATGCTGACACAAACCGATATAAACGCTATCGCCCTATCCCTTGACGCAAGCCTGGGAGAAACAGCGATAGCCGCCGCCGTGCTGAGAGCACAATGGGCAAGCGCCAGCGGCGACCAGGACAAGACATACAACTGGAAGCGCATTGCCGAACAGTTGGAAGTCATGCGGGCGAGCACGACGGTCCATTGAACGCCATGTTCTACCCACAGGAAAAGGGCCGGCTGTCGATGGAAGACAGCCGGCCCTTATAGTCTGAATCGCGACAATCGACACTATTCAGTTCGATATCACGCGCGCCTGGTCTCGTTCGGTGACGGGCCGATGAACTGCGCGTTCAATCGGTGACGTCGGAACCGGTATAGCGCTTGAACAGAAGCTTTACGGTCTGTTTGGCAAGATTCTTGTCCGCCGAATTCAGTATATGCTGATCGCCGTAGCGGCCTGAATTATAATTGATTTTCCAGCGTCGGCTGCGCTGGAAAAAACCCTTGCTGTGGTGCAGTTCGCCGCCCAGGACGCCGCTGTAATTGCCGATGATGAATTGTTCTCTGGCAGCCGCGCCGCCGACCATTTGCGAAAGCACCGTACCCCCGCGTATGTGGCTGGCCAGGGTCGGATGCCCGAGCATCAGGAATTTCCGCAGATCGTCATCGGACATGACGATATTCGGGAAGAATTTTGCCATGAAAGCCTTGATGGCGCCAAGGCTGGTCGCCTCGAACCCGATGATGAGTTGTGACCACAGCCCCATCGGGCTTTCTTTCAGAAGCCAGTTGATGACAATGCCGTTCATGCGCCATTCCGGGTCGAGCGGCGTGGGTTCCTGCGACAGATCCAGCCAGAACGGATTGTAGGCGACTCCCTGCTCGGTCGACTTGACCTTTGGCGGGCTGTGCGAAACGCCGGAGGCTCCCCCACGATGAACACCAAGTGTAATATCAGGCATGATCCACCCCTATAGTTGCAATATGCGGTCTTATACACAACCGGCGCACTGCCGGTGACTTTGTCCGAGGAAAATCACAGATTATCCGTATCCAGCGTACTTGCAGCAAAATTCGACGAAGGGATGTGAGTTCGTGAGATTGCAGAACGGGCGCGGTCGCAGGGGGGCACAGGGGGGGACACACAGCAACGGGCCGTCGCATATAGCAAGCTCTATACAAATTGCCTGTGAGAATGATAATGAGACGCCAGCCGCAATGGAACGACGCCCCCTGCCCCGATGAAAAACCCCAAGCGCGCCCGCACCAACCAGCCGGCCCTGATCGATGCCGAAAGCCACGCGGAAGGTTTCCGCAAGGCCCGCAATGCCCGTCGGACCGAATTGGCGGAAGATTACGTCGAGTTGATCGCCGATTTCATGGACGCCCATGGCGAAGCCCGACAGGTCGACATCGCCCAGCGCCTGGGCGTGGCTCAACCGACCGTCGCCAAAATGCTCAAGCGGCTGGACGAGGAAGGACTGATCTCACGCCGCCCGTATCGGGGCGTCTTTTTGACCGACGCCGGCAAACAGCTTGCCGAGACCAGCCGCAAGCGCCATCAGCTCGTTGAGGCTTTCCTGTTATCGCTGGGGGTTGGACACGATGCCGCGCGCAGCGACGCGGAAGGCATCGAACACCATGTCAGTGACGAAACGCTTCAGGCGTTCGAGCGATTTCTCCATGGCCGCACTACCGGTCCCGGCAGAATCCCGGACGAAACCCCGGACTGAGGATGAGCCGGGCTGAAAACCGAATTCCGGAGCGGGCCGGCTCGGCACCGGTGTGATCCCATTGACATATGCGGCACCAAAATATAGCCTAGGCTAATTCTCTTACGGAAGGCAAACTGGATGACAAATGGGTATAGGATAAAGCTGCGGCTCGCCCCGCTGGCCAGGTCGTTGCCACTGATGGTTCTGTCAGCAGTTGCCGGCACGACCGTCGCTAATGCCGATTCCACGCCATCGAATGACACCCCGCTCGACGTCGTGGTGACGATCGGGATGATCGGCGATGTCGTGAAGAATGTCGGCGGCGACTGCGTAACAGTGACCGCCCTTATGGGGCCCGGCGTCGACCCTCATTTATATCAGGCAAGCGCGCGGGACGTTCAGGCCTTTCGCGACGCACAGGTCATCTTCTATTCGGGATATACACTTGAGGGACAACTCGGCGACGTTCTGGAACGCTTCTCCGAGACAAAGCCGACGGTTGCGGTCTCCCCGGCATCAATTCCTCCCGAAGAATTGATCACCGTGCAGGACGGCTCCGGCAACGACCCGCATTTATGGATGGATGCCGGCTTGTGGTCGCGCATCGTCCCCACGATCGCCGGGACGATGACGGAACTTCGCCCCGATTGCGGCGACGCGATCGAGGCGAACGCCGCCTCGTATGCCGCCCAACTTGCCGCGTTGGACGACTGGGTCCATGAAAGCGTTGCCACCATACCAGAGGATCGGCGCACGATGATCACGGCTCATGACGCTTTCGCCTATTATGGCCGGGCCTACGGAATAGACGTCGTCGGCATTCAGGGCATCAGCACTGAAGCCGAAGCCTCGGTCGCAGACATTCGCGAAACGGCGGACATGGTTGCGGAACTGGGCGTACCGGCGGTCTTCGTGGAAACAACGATCAACCCCCGGACGATGCAGGCCGTCATCGATGCGGCCAGGCAAGGCGGACACGACGTCGAGATTGGCGGAGAACTTTATTCCGACGCGATGGGTGACGACGGTACCGCGAGCGGTACATATATCGGTATGATACATTCCAACACCGTCCACATCGTCGACGCTCTGGGCGGGACGGTGCCTCCCCTGCCCGACGCCCTGGCCGGCTGGGCAGAACAGTGGAACCTGTAGCAACCGGATCGGGAGCGCGACATGAATGATTTGCTTCATGAGCCGTCGCTCGCACTGCATGTCGAAGACCTGACAGTCAGCTATCACAGCAAACCTGTCCTTTGGGATATCGATTTCGACGTCCCGCCCGGCATGATGACGGCGATTATCGGGCCCAACGGTGCGGGAAAAAGCACGCTGATCAAGGCTGTTCTCGGTCTGATACGGCCGACAGCGGGCCATGTCCGCATTTTCGGACGTCCCTACAAGGCGCAGAGACGGCGGGTCGGCTATGTGCCGCAACGCTCCAGCGTCGATTGGGATTTTCCGACGACCGCTCTCGACGTCGTGACGATGGGCCTCTACGGGCATCTCGGCTGGCTGAGACGCCCCGGCCGGCTGGAGCGGGAAGAAGCCACCCACGCCCTGGATCAGGTCGGTATGGCAGATTACGCCGGCCGCCAGATCAGCCAGCTTTCCGGAGGGCAGCAGCAGCGCGTGTTTCTGGCGCGCGCGCTGGTTCAGCAGGCCGACGTCTATTTTCTGGACGAACCCATGGCCGGCGTGGACGCAACGACGGAACGCGCCATCGTCGACATCCTGCGCACGCTCCGCGATCAGGGCAAGACGCTGATTGTCGTCCATCACGATCTCCAGACGGTGCGCGACTATTTCGACTGGCTGCTGATCCTCAATGTTCGCGCGGTCGCCCAGGGCCGCGTGCGCGACGTCTATACGGCCGAAAATCTGCGCCGGGCTTATGGCGGCCGGATCGCCCTGATCGAGCACGAGACGTTTCCGGGCAGCGAAACCGTAGCGCCGCGCCGGGACCCAGGCAGAGCCCGGATCGGGAACGAGGGATAGAATGCTGGCGCTGTTCCAGGACTACACCATTCAAACAGTCGCCATCGGTGCGGCGCTGCTCGGGATTATCAGCGGCGTGCTTGGCTGTTTCGCTGTCCTGCGCAAGCAGAGCCTGCTCGGCGACACCCTGTCCCACGCGGCACTGCCGGGCATCTGTCTCGGCTTCATGGTCGCGGGAACGCGGCATATGGGCAGCATCCTGTTCGGCGCACTGCTCACCGGCGCGCTCGCCGCGCTGGTTATTCTGCTCCTGACGCGCAACAGCCGCCTGAAAACGGATGCCGGGATGGGGATCGCGCTGAGTGTTTTCTTCGCCGTTGGCGTTGTGCTGCTGACATATATCCAGGGAACCGGCAATGCGGCGCAAGGAGGGCTCGACTCTTTCCTTTTCGGGCAGGCTGCGGCGATTCTGCGCAGCGATCTGTGGATCATGGGCGCGATCACAGTGGCCGCGATCGGGCTTGTCGCGGCGTTCTGGAAGGAGTTCAAGCTCGTTTCCTTCGATCCCGGCTTTGCACAGTCGCTGGGCAT is a window from the Fodinicurvata sp. EGI_FJ10296 genome containing:
- a CDS encoding PQQ-binding-like beta-propeller repeat protein, with amino-acid sequence MIETGGALVRIGSLAAVVLAVAGCDTWFGGQDDPPLPGQRIAVMESSETLSPDGALSGAPIQISSPTTNAAWPLAGGNAAANPDHPALNYPLSRVWATDVGTGSGSIRRVTARPIVAGGTVYTMDAEGRVAAVDATSGNQRWRVRVGDPDERGRGQAGGLAFADGKLFATTGFGEVVAVDPSNGGLIWTRKIGAPIRSAPTVAGNTVYAITANNQMHALDAGNGQPRWSHTAIEEPTGLLGGAGPSIAPGVAIAPYSSGDIYALRQESGLELWVDSVATLRRGRANISDVTADVVIDGPIAIASGQSGRMIAVDVRSGARIWEQQAGGGTTPWLDGDTVFAVTSGNQVVALSRTDGRVRWARQLDRYRYPDSQTDPLLWSGPILAGGRLIAVGSHGTAAVLDPRSGEVVDSFEIGAGSSVPPVVANGTLYVLDDNATLIAYR
- a CDS encoding tetratricopeptide repeat protein, which translates into the protein MSDIFREIDESMREDRAKQVWQRYGTWIVAAVVFVVAASAGWVFYQNYAENRDRAQTAELIRASETAAEDTEAGLAAIQSYLQSADGGQLTVARFHEAALLAESGRREDAVAAYRLIAEQTQAPWSDAATVLAVLHDLDNGDPASLRDDLTPLAAGTSPWRFSAREMVALLYSREGRIADAIPEWQALADSEDAPPGIRSRASEMLALHDGQAAPSGS
- a CDS encoding DUF2794 domain-containing protein: MSSAMETPPVHRKAGQRDSRIVRLSDYRRKRAGRVFFDRSELSQLLALYSTHVSEGDWRDYAIDHSSGIAVFSVFRHTHDKALFSIAKIPQPRGIEFAVFDSNRRIARSSSLRDAIDCLRRPRLRVISD
- the mntR gene encoding manganese-binding transcriptional regulator MntR is translated as MKNPKRARTNQPALIDAESHAEGFRKARNARRTELAEDYVELIADFMDAHGEARQVDIAQRLGVAQPTVAKMLKRLDEEGLISRRPYRGVFLTDAGKQLAETSRKRHQLVEAFLLSLGVGHDAARSDAEGIEHHVSDETLQAFERFLHGRTTGPGRIPDETPD
- a CDS encoding metal ABC transporter solute-binding protein, Zn/Mn family, translated to MTNGYRIKLRLAPLARSLPLMVLSAVAGTTVANADSTPSNDTPLDVVVTIGMIGDVVKNVGGDCVTVTALMGPGVDPHLYQASARDVQAFRDAQVIFYSGYTLEGQLGDVLERFSETKPTVAVSPASIPPEELITVQDGSGNDPHLWMDAGLWSRIVPTIAGTMTELRPDCGDAIEANAASYAAQLAALDDWVHESVATIPEDRRTMITAHDAFAYYGRAYGIDVVGIQGISTEAEASVADIRETADMVAELGVPAVFVETTINPRTMQAVIDAARQGGHDVEIGGELYSDAMGDDGTASGTYIGMIHSNTVHIVDALGGTVPPLPDALAGWAEQWNL
- a CDS encoding metal ABC transporter ATP-binding protein, which encodes MNDLLHEPSLALHVEDLTVSYHSKPVLWDIDFDVPPGMMTAIIGPNGAGKSTLIKAVLGLIRPTAGHVRIFGRPYKAQRRRVGYVPQRSSVDWDFPTTALDVVTMGLYGHLGWLRRPGRLEREEATHALDQVGMADYAGRQISQLSGGQQQRVFLARALVQQADVYFLDEPMAGVDATTERAIVDILRTLRDQGKTLIVVHHDLQTVRDYFDWLLILNVRAVAQGRVRDVYTAENLRRAYGGRIALIEHETFPGSETVAPRRDPGRARIGNEG